A portion of the Caenorhabditis elegans chromosome III genome contains these proteins:
- the Y82E9BR.18 gene encoding Nuclear export mediator factor NEMF (Confirmed by transcript evidence): MKNRFTLVDVIAATTELKKLEGMRVNNVYDIDNKTYLIKLSRTDEKAVILFESGVRLHQTFHDWPKSQTPSSFSMKLRKHINQKRLTSIRVVGFDRLVELTFGTEDRENRLYVELYDRGNVVLTDQELTILNILRVRTDKDTSVRWAVREKFTFSDDENSAAKTGEKLEISDVKLAISGIPDGKEEQFGRILAQITKCGNPVTKEILARCQVKWDTKIKNSSEISEIFDGNLHKFEEIQKATEDVWDTVLHKPLGFISYSEVLSPISTPIQIYQDFNPISMEFTAKLSKELSSFCEAVDEFYSRIETQKQEQKAVNMEKQALKKLENVEKDQKDRIEALQLTQSQREQMANRIILNTELVEKALLLIRSALANQFSWQTIEEMRKTAAGNGDPVAKSIDSFKFENNEFMMSLADPYDDEAEVLKVPIDISLNASKNAQRHFVDKKSAAEKVKKTVASSEKAIKNAQEKAKSTLEQVKIVVEVKKSRKSMWFEKFRWFISSEGFIVVAGRDAQQNELLVKKYLRPNDIYMHADVRGASSVVIRNKSFDAEIPPKTLTEAAQMAVCYSNAWEATVTASAWWVHPDQVSRTAPTGEYLPSGSFMIRGKKNFMPPSQLVMGLGILFRMDEESIERHVALEKSKAEEKSEEDGEKMEDSPKKTAKIPENPAENDEFPDIEVKIARPSGEEAEEMTLIEVGPKNPVKNSQNAQKLPKNAEKTTQLYLEEKLKEQLGGPSAKTQKRRQRKEKLAKMKYKDQTDDDLELHKELLKPQGKIVEKVEERPVERPEKSEKPVKIEEFKPKIQEKRENPDEEAEEPEEDDKEANLEELSILTTLTAQPLDEDTLLFAVPVVAPYSALSTYKYRVKITPGIGKRGKATKSAIELFTRQRTDRQAALIKSLLSDDSASRNLPTKVRISAPQLHAK, encoded by the exons atgaaaaatcgattcacTTTGGTCGATGTGATCGCCGCGACGACGGAGCTCAAGAAGCTCGAAG GAATGCGTGTGAACAACGTTTACGACATCGACAATAAGACATATCTCATCAAATTATCCCGAACAGACGAAAAAGCCGTTATCCTCTTCGAATCAGGTGTCCGACTTCATCAGACATTTCATGATTGGCCAAAATCACAGACTCCATCGTCTTTTTCCATGAAATTACGGAAACATATCAATCAGAAACG cctaACCTCCATCCGAGTAGTTGGCTTCGATCGGCTCGTCGAGCTCACCTTCGGCACCGAAGATCGTGAAAATCGCCTCTACGTGGAGCTCTATGACCGTGGAAACGTTGTGCTCACTGACCAAGAGCTCACAATTCTCAATATTTTGAGAGTTCGAACCGACAAGGATACCTCTGTCAGATGGGCGGTACGCGAGAAATTCACGTTTTCCGACGATGAAAATTCTGCTGCGAAAACtggcgaaaaattggaaatttccgacGTAAAACTAGCGATTTCCGGGATTCCAGACGGAAAAGAAGAGCAATTTGGACGAATTTTGGCTCAAATCACAAAATGTGGAAATCCGGTGACTAAGGAGATTTTGGCACGATGCCAAGTGAAATGGGACACGAAAATTAAGAATTCTAGCGAAATTTCCGAGATTTTCGACGGAAATTTGCAcaaatttgaggaaattcaGAAGGCTACCGAAGATGTTTGGGATACGGTTCTGCATAAACCGTTGGGATTTATTAGCTACTCAGAAGTGCTTT CTCCAATCTCGACTCCAATCCAAATCTACCAGGATTTCAACCCAATTTCAATGGAATTCACCGCTAAATTGTCCAAAGAGCTTTCATCGTTCTGCGAAGCGGTCGACGAGTTCTACTCGAGAATTGAAACTCAGAAACAGGAACAAAAAGCGGTTAATATGGAGAAACAGGCGttgaaaaagctggaaaatgtggaaaagGATCAGAAGGATCGGATTGAAGCGTTGCAG ctaACCCAATCTCAACGTGAACAAATGGCGAATCGTATCATTTTGAACACGGAACTCGTCGAAAAAGCTCTTCTACTCATCAGAAGTGCCCTCGCCAATCAATTTTCATGGCAAACGATCGAAGAAATGCGAAAAACAGCTGCTGGAAATGGGGATCCTGTCGCAAAATCGATTGattcatttaaatttgaaaataatgagtTTATGATGAGCCTGGCGGATCCGTATGATGATGAAGCTGAGGTTTTGAAG gtgCCAATCGACATCTCGCTGAACGcatcaaaaaatgctcaacgccattttgtcgacaaaaaatcggcagcagaaaaagtgaaaaaaacggTCGCCTCATCGGAAAAAGCCATTAAAAATGCCCAAGAAAAGGCGAAATCCACTCTGGAACAAGTGAAAATTGTCGTCGAagtgaaaaaatcacgaaaatcaATGTGGTTCGAGAAGTTTCGATGGTTTATCAGTTCCGAAGGATTTATTGTCGTTGCCGGCCGAGATGCTCAACAGAATGAGCTTTTGGTTAAAAA ataccTCCGTCCCAATGATATCTATATGCATGCAGATGTTCGTGGTGCCTCTTCAGTTGTCATTCGTAATAAGTCATTCGACGCAGAAATCCCGCCGAAAACCTTGACAGAGGCCGCTCAAATGGCTGTTTGTTACTCGAATGCGTGggaggctacagtaaccgccAGCGCATG gtgGGTCCACCCTGACCAAGTGTCCCGTACAGCACCTACCGGCGAATACCTACCTTCTGGAAGCTTTATGATCCGAGGAAAGAAGAATTTTATGCCACCGAGCCAACTTGTCATGGGACTCGGAATTTTGTTCCGAATGGATGAGGAATCTATCGAAAGACACGTGGCACTAGAGAAATCGAAAGCTGAAGAAAAGTCGGAGGAAGACggggaaaaaatggaagattCTCCGAAAAAAACGGCGAAAATCCCAGAAAATCCGGCTGAAAACGATGAATTTCCGGATATCGAAGTGAAAATTGCCCGGCCAAGTGGTGAAGAGGCCGAAGAAATGACACTTATCGAAGTTGGACCAAAAAATCCCGTTAAAAACTCgcaaaatgctcaaaaattgccgaaaaacgCGGAAAAAACCACCCAATTGTATTTGGAGGAGAAGCTCAAAGAGCAGCTGGGCGGTCCGAGTGCAAAAACGCAAAAACGGCGTCAGAGAAAGGAGAAGCTGGCGAAAATGAAGTATAAGGATCAGACTGATGATGATTTGGAGCTGCATAAGGAGTTGCTCAAGCCTCAGGGAAAAATTGTGGAGAAAGTTGAGGAACGGCCTGTCGAGAGGcctgaaaaatccgaaaaaccaGTGAAAATCGAGGAATTTAAgccgaaaattcaagaaaagcGAGAAAATCCGGATGAAGAAGCCGAAGAGCCCGAGGAAGACGATAAGGAGGCGAATTTGGAGGAGCTATCGATTCTTACAACACTTACGGCTCAGCCACTTGACGAGGACACACTGCTCTTTGCAGTTCCCGTCGTTGCGCCATATTCG gcACTCTCAACGTACAAATATCGCGTCAAAATCACTCCGGGTATCGGAAAACGTGGAAAAGCTACGAAATCGGCGATTGAGCTCTTTACG cgtcAACGTACGGATCGCCAGGCGGCATTAATCAAATCACTGTTATCAGATGACTCAGCATCACGAAATCTTCCAACAAAAGTCCGAATCTCGGCACCACAGCTTCACGCTAAATAG